A genomic region of Mitsuaria sp. 7 contains the following coding sequences:
- the dbpA gene encoding ATP-dependent RNA helicase DbpA: MRANLQQLGYLSMTPIQAASLPLALAGKDLIAQAKTGSGKTAAFSLPLLTNLNPRRFAVQALVLCPTRELAEQVTQEIRRLARAEDNIKILTLCGGAPIRNQLASLSHGAHIVVGTPGRILDHLQRETLTLEALNTLVLDEADRMLDMGFADDIAQVIANCPKTRQTLLFSATYPDGVKSIATRFMRDPQEVTLKEKHAAGKIRQRFYEVKESERLHAVGLLLNHFRPASTLAFCNTKQQCRDLVAVLQAEGIVALELHGDLDQRDRDQVLVQFSNRSCSVLVATDVAARGLDIAQLEAVINVDITPDPEVHVHRVGRTGRADEEGWAFSLASLDEMGRVGRIDQMQGSVTPWHPLTELTTEPGSEPLHPPMVTLQILGGRKEKIRPGDVLGALTKDLGFESAQIGKINVNEFSTYVAVERGIADQALRKLNAGKVKGKSVKVRLL; this comes from the coding sequence AGGCGAAGACGGGCAGCGGCAAGACCGCCGCGTTCTCGCTGCCGCTGCTGACCAACCTGAATCCGCGCCGCTTCGCCGTGCAGGCGCTGGTGCTCTGCCCGACGCGCGAGCTCGCCGAACAGGTGACGCAGGAGATCCGCCGCCTGGCGCGCGCCGAGGACAACATCAAGATCCTGACGCTGTGCGGCGGCGCGCCGATCCGCAACCAGCTCGCGAGCCTGTCCCACGGCGCGCACATCGTCGTCGGCACGCCGGGCCGGATCCTGGATCACCTGCAGCGCGAGACGCTGACGCTCGAAGCGCTGAACACGCTGGTGCTCGATGAAGCCGATCGCATGCTGGACATGGGCTTCGCCGACGACATCGCGCAGGTGATCGCGAACTGCCCGAAGACGCGCCAGACGCTGCTGTTCTCCGCCACCTATCCGGACGGCGTGAAGTCCATCGCGACGCGTTTCATGCGCGATCCCCAGGAGGTGACGCTCAAGGAGAAGCACGCCGCCGGCAAGATCCGCCAGCGCTTCTACGAGGTCAAGGAGAGCGAGCGCCTGCATGCCGTGGGCCTGCTGCTCAACCACTTCCGACCGGCCAGCACGCTGGCCTTCTGCAACACCAAGCAGCAGTGCCGCGACCTCGTCGCCGTGCTGCAGGCCGAAGGCATCGTCGCGCTGGAACTGCATGGCGACCTCGACCAGCGCGACCGCGACCAGGTGCTGGTGCAGTTCTCCAACCGCAGCTGCAGCGTGCTGGTGGCGACCGACGTCGCGGCGCGCGGTCTCGACATCGCACAGCTGGAAGCCGTCATCAACGTCGACATCACGCCGGACCCCGAGGTGCACGTGCATCGCGTCGGCCGTACCGGCCGCGCGGACGAAGAGGGCTGGGCGTTCAGCCTCGCCAGCCTCGATGAAATGGGGCGTGTCGGCCGCATCGACCAGATGCAGGGCAGCGTCACGCCGTGGCATCCGCTGACCGAGCTCACCACCGAACCCGGCTCCGAGCCGCTGCATCCACCGATGGTCACGCTGCAGATCCTCGGCGGCCGCAAGGAGAAGATCCGTCCGGGCGACGTGCTGGGCGCGCTGACCAAGGACCTCGGCTTCGAGAGCGCGCAGATCGGCAAGATCAACGTCAACGAGTTCTCGACCTACGTCGCCGTCGAGCGCGGCATCGCCGACCAGGCGCTGCGCAAGCTCAACGCCGGCAAGGTCAAGGGCAAGTCGGTCAAGGTGCGCCTGCTGTGA
- a CDS encoding DEAD/DEAH box helicase, with translation MSAPDSFAALGLSSRLVRAADELGFEIPTPIQAAAMPPIIAGRDLLGSAATGSGKTAAFVFPMLHGIDARVRPALRRTQALVLVPTRELAAQVGETVIQVGRFLDEPLKVSVLYGGVSINPQMMALRGGADIVVATPGRLLDIVEKNALKLSDVECLVLDEADRLLDAGFADELARVLALLPKRRQNLLFSATFPAAVQALADQLLNDPVRIEITGEPATEGQIEEHAVEVDVAKRTPLLRHMIEQGQWTRVLVFVATRYACDHVADKLRRGGLEAAAFHGDESQGARTRTLADFKAGRIQVLVATDLGARGIDIARLPVVVNYDLPRAADDYTHRIGRTARAGASGLAVSFISAATESHFRLIEKRQGRRVERERIAGFEPTEVASPEAATGGIKGRRPSKKDKLRAAAAAGK, from the coding sequence GTGAGCGCGCCTGACAGCTTCGCCGCGCTGGGCCTGTCGTCGCGCCTCGTGCGCGCCGCCGATGAACTCGGCTTCGAGATCCCCACGCCGATCCAGGCGGCCGCGATGCCGCCCATCATCGCGGGTCGCGACCTGCTGGGTTCCGCGGCGACGGGCTCCGGCAAGACGGCGGCCTTCGTCTTCCCGATGCTGCATGGCATCGATGCCCGCGTGCGGCCCGCGCTGCGTCGCACGCAGGCGCTGGTGCTGGTGCCCACGCGCGAGCTCGCCGCGCAGGTCGGCGAGACGGTGATCCAGGTCGGACGTTTCCTCGACGAGCCCTTGAAGGTCTCGGTGCTGTACGGCGGCGTGTCGATCAATCCGCAGATGATGGCGCTGCGCGGCGGCGCGGACATCGTCGTCGCGACGCCGGGCCGGCTGCTGGACATCGTCGAGAAGAACGCGCTGAAGCTCTCCGACGTCGAGTGCCTGGTGCTGGACGAGGCCGATCGCCTGCTCGACGCCGGCTTCGCCGACGAACTGGCGCGGGTGCTGGCGCTGCTGCCGAAGCGTCGGCAGAACCTGCTGTTCTCCGCCACCTTCCCGGCGGCGGTGCAGGCCCTCGCGGACCAGTTGCTGAACGACCCGGTGCGGATCGAGATCACCGGCGAGCCCGCCACGGAAGGCCAGATCGAGGAACACGCGGTCGAGGTCGACGTCGCGAAGCGGACGCCGCTGCTGCGCCACATGATCGAACAGGGCCAGTGGACGCGCGTGCTGGTCTTCGTCGCGACGCGCTACGCCTGCGACCACGTCGCGGACAAGCTGCGCCGCGGCGGCCTCGAAGCCGCGGCCTTCCACGGCGATGAGAGCCAGGGCGCACGCACGCGCACGCTGGCGGACTTCAAGGCGGGACGGATCCAGGTGCTTGTCGCGACCGACCTGGGAGCGCGCGGCATCGACATCGCGCGGCTGCCGGTGGTGGTGAACTACGACCTGCCGCGCGCCGCGGACGACTACACGCACCGCATCGGCCGCACGGCGCGCGCCGGCGCGAGCGGCCTCGCGGTGAGCTTCATCAGCGCGGCCACGGAGTCGCACTTCCGCCTGATCGAGAAGCGTCAGGGACGTCGCGTCGAACGCGAAAGGATCGCCGGCTTCGAGCCGACCGAAGTGGCTTCACCTGAAGCCGCGACCGGCGGCATCAAGGGCAGGCGCCCGAGCAAGAAGGACAAGCTGCGCGCGGCTGCCGCAGCGGGAAAGTGA
- a CDS encoding YjfB family protein, with the protein MNIANSSSVAAAVSSASNSTPGTVGNAASMLVLRKAMDVQESGAAALLASLPQAPALATEGSLGRNVNTYA; encoded by the coding sequence ATGAACATCGCCAACTCCTCCAGCGTCGCCGCCGCCGTCAGCAGCGCCTCCAACAGCACGCCGGGCACGGTCGGCAATGCCGCCAGCATGCTGGTGCTGCGCAAGGCCATGGACGTGCAGGAATCCGGCGCGGCCGCGTTGCTCGCGTCCCTGCCGCAGGCGCCCGCCCTGGCCACCGAGGGCAGCCTCGGGCGCAACGTCAACACCTACGCCTGA
- a CDS encoding carbohydrate-binding protein, which translates to MTVSVRRPSSGTSAPLRLIVALGAAALTFQAVAQTAAAWKPDVYYTAGTVVSYNGQLYRATVNQTDYASTGWNPTNASLWTLVGPASGPAPSPAPSPAPTPSPAPSPAPAPTPAPAPAPAPQGAWNAATAYSGGAIVSYQGVIYRANWWTQGDNPAAQSGPVGSGKPWTVYGGSTPPAPSPAPTPSPAPSPGPAPAPGPAPTPAPSPGPAPAPGKHQLIGYWHNFTNPAGPTFPISEVSADYDVIVVAFADDAGNGSIAFNLDPSAGGEARFIADVAAARSKGKKVVLSFGGQNGTVTLNNATQVTNFVNSVEAIMKRFGFDGIDIDLESGAGVTSGAPVQTNLVTAVKQLKQRIGSGFYLSMAPEHPYVQGGFVAYSGIWGAYLPIIDGLRDELNVLHVQYYNNGAVYTPYATQGLAEGSVDMLVATSRMLIEGFTTNNNTGPFVFRGLRPDQVAFGLPSGPSSANSGQASVATITAALNCLTKLSQCGAIKPPQAYPTFRGVMTWSINWDRHDGKSFSTGVRSSLNTLP; encoded by the coding sequence ATGACCGTCTCCGTCCGACGCCCTTCCTCCGGCACGTCCGCCCCGCTGCGACTGATCGTCGCACTCGGCGCCGCCGCCCTCACCTTCCAGGCGGTCGCGCAGACCGCCGCAGCCTGGAAGCCCGACGTCTACTACACGGCCGGCACGGTCGTGAGCTACAACGGCCAGCTCTACCGGGCCACGGTCAACCAGACCGACTACGCCAGCACCGGCTGGAACCCGACCAACGCCTCGCTGTGGACGCTGGTCGGTCCCGCGAGCGGCCCGGCGCCCTCGCCCGCCCCGTCGCCGGCTCCCACGCCGAGCCCGGCACCGAGTCCCGCACCAGCGCCCACACCCGCGCCGGCGCCAGCCCCTGCCCCGCAAGGCGCATGGAACGCAGCCACCGCCTACTCGGGCGGTGCGATCGTCAGCTACCAGGGCGTGATCTACCGCGCCAACTGGTGGACGCAAGGTGACAACCCCGCCGCGCAAAGCGGCCCCGTCGGTTCCGGCAAGCCGTGGACGGTCTATGGCGGCTCGACGCCACCCGCCCCGTCGCCGGCGCCCACGCCGTCGCCCGCTCCTTCGCCCGGACCGGCTCCCGCACCGGGCCCCGCGCCCACGCCCGCCCCGTCGCCCGGCCCGGCGCCGGCGCCCGGCAAGCACCAGTTGATCGGCTACTGGCACAACTTCACCAACCCGGCCGGCCCGACCTTCCCGATCAGCGAGGTCTCCGCCGACTACGACGTGATCGTCGTCGCCTTCGCGGACGACGCGGGCAACGGCAGCATCGCCTTCAACCTCGACCCGAGCGCCGGCGGCGAGGCCCGCTTCATCGCGGACGTCGCGGCCGCGCGGTCCAAGGGCAAGAAGGTCGTGCTGTCCTTCGGCGGCCAGAACGGCACCGTGACGCTCAACAACGCGACGCAGGTGACCAACTTCGTCAACAGCGTCGAGGCCATCATGAAGCGCTTCGGCTTCGACGGCATCGACATCGATCTGGAGAGCGGCGCCGGCGTCACCTCGGGCGCCCCGGTGCAGACCAACCTGGTCACCGCCGTGAAGCAGCTCAAGCAGCGCATCGGCAGCGGCTTCTATCTGTCGATGGCGCCGGAGCATCCGTACGTGCAGGGCGGCTTCGTCGCCTACAGCGGCATCTGGGGCGCCTACCTGCCGATCATCGACGGCCTGCGCGACGAGCTGAACGTGCTCCACGTCCAGTACTACAACAACGGCGCCGTCTACACGCCGTACGCGACGCAGGGCCTGGCCGAGGGCAGCGTCGACATGCTGGTCGCCACCAGCCGCATGCTGATCGAGGGCTTCACGACCAACAACAACACCGGGCCGTTCGTGTTCCGCGGACTGCGTCCGGACCAGGTCGCGTTCGGCTTGCCGTCGGGCCCGTCATCGGCCAACAGCGGCCAGGCGAGCGTCGCGACGATCACGGCGGCGCTCAACTGCCTGACGAAGCTGTCGCAATGCGGCGCGATCAAGCCGCCGCAGGCCTATCCGACGTTCCGCGGCGTGATGACGTGGTCGATCAACTGGGATCGCCACGATGGGAAGAGCTTCTCGACCGGCGTGAGGTCGTCGCTCAACACGCTGCCTTGA
- a CDS encoding PAAR-like domain-containing protein: MGSNVFANGREVSGKADGNMSNAAMPDVCLTPPPPPAGPIPIPYPNFSSDADTDEGTRGVYIGGKQVGQKNKSTFKKSTGDEAATKAQGMGVVTHTIQGATKHAAWSFDVKAENQNLTRHLDLTTHNHASDPQNSGSMTVKAGTISVMAPTTDECKDLQSKNDAKRSSLGHSSEASTITHGNYQPPTGNARTVWSCSRKLSGINDPSYCPGLPYDRDTTITNQKGQPRKAKQAAETNLCDEAVIDRQFEYVNDINIRNPHTSHTEPRIVESLLQAGSVNGGTLTLSINWNSQAGVQDVPCGHCHRVLCAAAACGLNIVLCTKVEQPPCDNDLSGSY; this comes from the coding sequence ATGGGCAGCAACGTCTTCGCCAACGGGCGGGAAGTCTCCGGCAAGGCCGACGGCAACATGTCCAACGCCGCGATGCCGGACGTCTGCCTGACGCCGCCTCCGCCGCCCGCGGGGCCGATCCCGATCCCGTATCCCAACTTCTCGAGCGACGCCGACACGGACGAGGGCACGCGCGGCGTCTACATCGGCGGCAAGCAGGTCGGCCAGAAGAACAAGTCGACCTTCAAGAAGAGCACCGGCGACGAGGCCGCGACGAAGGCGCAGGGCATGGGGGTGGTGACCCACACGATCCAGGGCGCGACCAAGCACGCGGCGTGGTCCTTCGACGTGAAGGCCGAGAACCAGAACCTCACGCGCCACCTCGACCTGACGACCCACAACCATGCCTCGGATCCGCAGAACTCCGGATCGATGACGGTGAAGGCCGGCACGATCTCGGTGATGGCGCCGACCACCGACGAGTGCAAGGACCTTCAGAGCAAGAACGACGCCAAGCGCAGCTCGCTCGGCCATTCGTCGGAGGCCTCGACGATCACGCACGGCAACTACCAGCCGCCCACCGGCAATGCCCGCACGGTCTGGTCCTGCAGCCGCAAGCTGTCCGGCATCAACGATCCGAGCTACTGCCCCGGCCTTCCCTATGATCGCGACACCACGATCACCAACCAGAAGGGCCAGCCGCGCAAGGCCAAGCAGGCGGCCGAGACGAACCTGTGCGACGAGGCGGTGATCGACCGCCAGTTCGAGTACGTCAACGACATCAACATCCGCAACCCCCACACCAGCCATACCGAACCGCGGATCGTCGAGAGCCTGCTGCAGGCCGGCAGCGTCAACGGCGGCACCTTGACGCTGTCGATCAACTGGAACTCGCAGGCGGGCGTCCAGGACGTGCCTTGCGGCCATTGCCACCGGGTGCTGTGCGCGGCGGCGGCCTGCGGATTGAACATCGTCCTGTGCACGAAGGTGGAGCAGCCTCCGTGCGACAACGACCTCAGCGGAAGCTATTGA
- a CDS encoding beta-ketoacyl synthase N-terminal-like domain-containing protein has product MKPLVMTAHGMCTALGFNAGASGAAMLAGLSGAAQGMLWDAESGEFIACCRVPLRQWWHGVGKLATLAAAAIQDCLDRGGIEDGSTIPILLGCAEPSRRCPLAPLDDALLDHVHEELAFARHPQSRLVPLGQVSGIAAFDLADAILERGLASRCIVAGVDSFLHQEVVEAFMGHRRVLTPSNANGFIPGEAAGAVLLSREAPRGPHLRITGWATDRESGTIESDEPLTGRGLQKAIEGALARAGTDIYATQYRTTDLNGEHYKFKEAALAIGRVMRRRHSELFDVWHPGEWIGEVGAAIVPCMLGHQWWASARDAAPGPQCLGHAGTDSGERGAYVARYEGGA; this is encoded by the coding sequence ATGAAGCCGCTCGTGATGACCGCGCACGGCATGTGCACCGCGCTGGGCTTCAACGCCGGGGCGTCCGGCGCCGCGATGCTGGCAGGCCTCTCGGGCGCGGCCCAGGGCATGCTGTGGGACGCCGAATCCGGCGAGTTCATCGCCTGCTGCCGCGTGCCGTTGCGGCAGTGGTGGCATGGCGTGGGCAAGCTCGCGACGCTCGCGGCGGCGGCCATCCAGGACTGCCTGGACCGGGGCGGCATCGAGGACGGATCGACGATCCCGATCCTGCTGGGATGCGCCGAGCCCTCCCGCCGCTGCCCGCTGGCGCCTCTGGACGATGCGTTGCTGGACCACGTGCACGAGGAACTGGCCTTCGCCCGACATCCCCAGTCGCGCCTGGTACCCCTCGGGCAGGTCTCGGGCATCGCCGCCTTCGACCTGGCCGATGCGATCCTCGAGCGGGGGCTCGCCAGCCGCTGCATCGTCGCGGGCGTCGACAGCTTCCTGCACCAGGAGGTCGTCGAGGCCTTCATGGGGCATCGTCGCGTGCTCACGCCCTCCAACGCCAACGGCTTCATCCCCGGGGAAGCCGCGGGGGCCGTGCTGCTGTCGCGCGAGGCGCCGCGCGGGCCGCACCTGCGCATCACCGGATGGGCCACGGACCGCGAGTCCGGGACCATCGAATCGGACGAGCCGCTGACCGGCCGCGGCCTTCAGAAGGCGATCGAAGGCGCGCTGGCGCGTGCGGGGACGGACATCTACGCCACGCAGTACCGCACCACCGACCTCAACGGCGAGCATTACAAGTTCAAGGAAGCCGCGCTGGCCATCGGTCGGGTGATGCGTCGCCGGCACAGCGAGCTCTTCGACGTCTGGCATCCCGGCGAATGGATCGGCGAGGTGGGCGCGGCGATCGTGCCCTGCATGCTGGGTCACCAGTGGTGGGCCAGCGCCCGCGATGCGGCGCCCGGCCCCCAGTGCCTGGGCCATGCGGGCACGGACAGCGGCGAACGCGGCGCCTACGTGGCGCGCTACGAAGGAGGTGCGTGA
- a CDS encoding DUF2169 domain-containing protein encodes MQLINQTRFPASWTLAFARDGREVVMVVAKATYAFDASTGQVEVHADQQPLVKADEFTGAPGLSAVLRETDFATFKPRCDVLLNGSAHAPAGTQVRSLPVGLRVGPVAKAFKVCGDRVWKAGLLTQGPSAAEPFSVMPISYDCAFGGVDDFDDDAPVTCYPANPVGRGYHRRTAAALVDGTPFPNTEEMDRSIASPDGRYAPMSFGAVGRSFAPRAAFAGTYDDQWQSTRAPFWPEDFSYDYFQAAAADQQMPYPRGGEPVLLKNLTPGGLAGFPLPALSLSVLATFHARRERILEMPVDTVLIEPDHGRLTMACRIGIPMTRSVFDLKGLVLDTTSAIRSRPQRNGKPHYRSLADLVRSRAGGKKIR; translated from the coding sequence ATGCAACTGATCAACCAGACCCGTTTTCCGGCTTCCTGGACGCTGGCCTTCGCCCGCGATGGACGGGAGGTGGTGATGGTGGTGGCGAAGGCGACCTACGCCTTCGACGCGTCGACTGGGCAGGTCGAGGTGCATGCCGACCAGCAGCCGCTCGTGAAGGCGGACGAGTTCACCGGGGCGCCCGGCTTGAGCGCCGTCCTGCGCGAGACCGACTTCGCGACCTTCAAGCCCCGGTGCGACGTGCTGCTCAACGGCAGCGCCCACGCGCCGGCCGGAACGCAGGTGCGCAGCCTGCCGGTCGGGCTGCGGGTGGGACCGGTCGCCAAGGCCTTCAAGGTCTGCGGCGACCGCGTCTGGAAGGCGGGACTGCTCACGCAGGGGCCGAGCGCGGCCGAGCCGTTCTCCGTGATGCCGATCTCCTACGACTGCGCCTTCGGCGGCGTGGACGATTTCGACGATGACGCACCCGTCACCTGCTATCCCGCCAACCCCGTGGGACGCGGCTATCACCGACGCACCGCCGCCGCGCTGGTCGACGGCACGCCGTTCCCGAACACCGAGGAGATGGACCGCTCCATCGCTTCGCCGGACGGCCGCTATGCGCCGATGTCGTTCGGCGCGGTGGGACGGAGTTTCGCGCCGCGCGCCGCTTTCGCGGGGACCTACGACGACCAGTGGCAGTCGACCCGCGCGCCGTTCTGGCCGGAAGACTTCAGCTACGACTACTTCCAGGCGGCCGCCGCCGACCAGCAGATGCCCTATCCGCGGGGCGGCGAGCCGGTCCTGCTCAAGAACCTGACACCGGGCGGCCTGGCCGGTTTCCCTCTGCCGGCGCTGTCGCTGTCGGTGCTGGCGACCTTCCATGCCAGGCGGGAGCGCATCCTCGAGATGCCGGTCGACACGGTGTTGATCGAGCCGGATCACGGGCGCCTGACGATGGCGTGCCGGATCGGCATCCCGATGACGCGCAGCGTCTTCGACCTGAAGGGCCTGGTGCTGGACACCACGAGCGCGATCCGCTCCCGGCCGCAGCGCAACGGCAAGCCGCACTACCGGTCGCTGGCCGACCTGGTGCGTTCCCGCGCGGGCGGAAAGAAGATCCGATGA
- a CDS encoding TIGR02270 family protein, with amino-acid sequence MALLRHLPAQAPGQVCRLVNRTTVDRHAVDCAFLWTLRDQAVDSPRYRLDHLLPLDGRVDANREGLALAGEEGWAACRQALDAGDAGEVFAAALLAFATRRADRMRQACEAGLTVKDGERALIAALAWLPPEPLAPVLARLLDADNPRLRRVALRAITCHRRDPEGALMAALASDDPEIVSAGARGLGECRLRQAVPLLRTRLESAPVRARFPIAWSLALMGEQDALPLLAATVEAAGPDAELAMAVLLRAVQLAKGRHFLSSLSAHPGTERLVIQGAGILGDPVAVPWLIARMADPVLGRLAGEAFSLITGADLEYLDLDLDAAPREAPDEEEEAEGNPPHPADRHLAMPDPARVATWWSDRASSMANGVRHLCGEPIAPASIARTLRVGYQRQRRAAAFEWALHAKDAPLFDVRAFGLSQQRALPSCN; translated from the coding sequence ATGGCTCTTCTCCGCCATCTGCCCGCGCAAGCGCCGGGGCAGGTCTGTCGTCTCGTCAACCGGACCACGGTGGACCGGCATGCCGTCGACTGCGCCTTCCTCTGGACGCTGCGCGACCAGGCCGTCGACTCTCCCCGATACCGGCTGGACCATCTGCTGCCCTTGGATGGTCGCGTCGATGCCAATCGCGAGGGGTTGGCGTTGGCGGGCGAGGAGGGATGGGCCGCCTGTCGACAGGCCCTGGACGCCGGCGATGCCGGGGAAGTCTTCGCCGCGGCGCTGCTGGCCTTCGCGACGCGCCGCGCGGATCGGATGCGGCAGGCCTGCGAAGCCGGTCTCACGGTCAAAGACGGCGAACGCGCCTTGATCGCCGCATTGGCCTGGCTGCCCCCCGAACCGCTCGCGCCCGTCCTGGCGCGTCTGCTGGACGCGGACAACCCGCGCCTGCGCCGCGTCGCGTTGCGCGCGATCACCTGCCATCGTCGTGATCCGGAAGGCGCCCTCATGGCCGCCCTGGCCAGTGACGATCCGGAGATCGTGAGCGCGGGAGCACGGGGCCTGGGCGAGTGCCGACTGCGGCAGGCGGTGCCGCTGCTGAGGACGCGCCTCGAGAGCGCGCCGGTCCGGGCCCGCTTCCCGATCGCCTGGAGCCTGGCGCTCATGGGCGAGCAGGACGCCCTGCCGCTCCTGGCGGCCACCGTGGAAGCGGCGGGCCCCGACGCGGAGCTCGCCATGGCCGTGCTGCTGCGTGCCGTGCAGCTGGCGAAGGGGCGCCACTTCCTCTCCAGCCTGAGCGCCCACCCCGGCACCGAACGGCTGGTGATCCAGGGCGCAGGGATCCTGGGCGATCCGGTGGCTGTGCCGTGGCTCATCGCCCGCATGGCGGATCCCGTGCTCGGCCGGCTGGCGGGCGAGGCCTTCTCGCTGATCACGGGCGCGGACCTGGAATACCTGGACCTCGACCTCGACGCAGCGCCGCGCGAAGCGCCTGACGAGGAGGAAGAGGCGGAGGGCAACCCTCCCCACCCCGCCGACCGCCATCTCGCCATGCCCGATCCGGCGCGGGTCGCGACCTGGTGGAGCGATCGGGCGTCGTCGATGGCCAACGGCGTCCGTCACCTGTGCGGCGAGCCGATCGCGCCGGCGTCGATCGCGCGGACGCTGCGGGTCGGCTATCAGCGGCAGCGTCGCGCCGCGGCATTCGAATGGGCGCTTCACGCGAAGGACGCGCCGCTCTTCGACGTCCGCGCCTTCGGCCTGTCGCAACAACGGGCGCTGCCGTCATGCAACTGA
- a CDS encoding TAXI family TRAP transporter solute-binding subunit, with the protein MTPIQQWHATRSLRLLVQTVRDMLVSMGPLLLLGGGLLVAAYWWLDPQPPRQVRLATGPAGSAYANFGEGYAKVLARERIQVSLIASEGAQDDLAHLRAGTADVGFVRGGMADPVADTEAGIVSLGSLFYEPIWIFHRRDLGIARRQPGGELQRLAQLRGLRVNVDQDGSGVPQIVEKLLALNHLKPADLQLSNLAPDDAGAALREGRLDAAVLISAPQSRLIRALLRDPAIALMAFEQNEAYSRHLPFLSTVTLPRGVVDLAADLPPHDVPLLATTTALLAREQTHPALRQLFAQAALGQHSGAGWFNGARDFPNTRTSELPVSAEGDRAINGTPPAWARYLPFWAGNLLERMWLVVGGLLVLMLPLSRVVPPLYTFRVRSRVFRWYARLREVEARLETGTGERAALLDELDELDRVTHRIAVPLSYAEELYALRNNIYAVRKRLLAQRSRPADGSTD; encoded by the coding sequence ATGACCCCGATCCAGCAATGGCATGCCACCCGCAGCCTGCGCCTGCTGGTGCAGACCGTGCGCGACATGCTGGTCTCGATGGGGCCGCTGCTGCTGCTGGGCGGCGGTCTGCTGGTCGCGGCCTACTGGTGGCTGGATCCTCAGCCGCCGCGTCAGGTGCGCCTGGCCACCGGTCCGGCCGGCAGTGCCTATGCCAACTTCGGCGAGGGCTACGCGAAGGTGCTGGCGCGCGAGCGCATCCAGGTGTCGCTGATCGCCAGCGAAGGCGCGCAGGACGATCTGGCCCATCTGCGTGCGGGCACGGCCGATGTGGGTTTCGTGCGCGGCGGCATGGCCGATCCGGTGGCCGATACCGAGGCCGGCATCGTCTCGCTGGGCAGCCTGTTCTACGAGCCGATCTGGATCTTCCACCGCCGCGATCTCGGCATCGCGCGCCGCCAGCCCGGCGGTGAATTGCAGCGCCTGGCCCAGTTGCGCGGCCTGCGGGTCAACGTGGACCAGGACGGCAGCGGCGTCCCGCAGATCGTCGAGAAGCTGCTGGCGCTGAACCACCTGAAGCCGGCCGATCTGCAGCTGTCCAATCTGGCGCCCGACGACGCCGGCGCGGCGCTGCGCGAGGGTCGGCTGGACGCCGCGGTGCTGATCTCGGCGCCGCAGTCCCGCCTGATCCGCGCGCTGCTGCGCGATCCGGCCATCGCGCTCATGGCCTTCGAACAGAACGAGGCCTATTCGCGCCACCTGCCTTTCCTGTCCACCGTGACGCTGCCGCGCGGCGTCGTGGACCTGGCGGCCGATCTGCCGCCGCACGACGTGCCGCTGCTGGCCACCACCACCGCGCTGCTGGCGCGCGAGCAGACGCACCCGGCGCTGCGCCAGCTGTTCGCACAGGCGGCGCTGGGCCAGCACAGCGGGGCCGGCTGGTTCAACGGCGCGCGCGATTTCCCCAACACCCGCACCAGCGAGCTGCCGGTCAGCGCCGAGGGCGACCGCGCGATCAACGGCACGCCGCCGGCCTGGGCGCGCTACCTGCCTTTCTGGGCCGGCAATCTGCTGGAACGCATGTGGCTGGTGGTCGGCGGCCTGCTGGTGCTGATGCTGCCGCTGTCGCGCGTGGTGCCGCCGCTCTACACCTTCCGCGTGCGCTCGCGCGTGTTCCGCTGGTATGCGCGGCTGCGCGAGGTGGAAGCCAGGCTCGAGACCGGCACAGGCGAGCGCGCGGCGTTGCTCGATGAGCTGGACGAACTGGACCGCGTCACCCACCGCATCGCGGTGCCGCTGTCCTATGCCGAAGAGCTTTACGCGCTGCGCAACAACATCTATGCGGTGCGCAAGCGTCTGCTGGCGCAACGGTCGCGGCCGGCGGACGGATCGACCGACTGA